The Triticum aestivum cultivar Chinese Spring chromosome 3A, IWGSC CS RefSeq v2.1, whole genome shotgun sequence genome includes a region encoding these proteins:
- the LOC123058780 gene encoding elicitor-responsive protein 1-like: MARGLLEVHLVHAKGLSGTDFLGKIDPYVVVQYRSQERKSSTARGQSLLPFHTALFSWFLFLVSTLLHESIFLLNETVAFCNADAGRNPSWNEVLRFQINSSAANVQDKLVLRIMDHDNFSSDDFLGQATINVTDLISMGMESGKSRLNPAKYRVVTADNSYHGEIKIGITFTAAKVDAHSQVEQDGAHVGGWMQTFREQKV, translated from the exons ATGGCGCGCGGCCTTCTGGAGGTGCATCTGGTCCACGCCAAGGGCCTCTCCGGCACCGATTTCCTCG GGAAGATCGATCCGTATGTGGTGGTGCAGTATCGGAGCCAGGAGCGCAAGAGCAGCACCGCCCGAGGCCAGTCCCTGCTTCCCTTCCACACAGCTCTGTTTTCTTGGTTCCTCTTCCTCGTCTCTACCCTGCTCCACGAAAGTATATTTTTGCTGAACGAAACAGTCGCGTTCTGTAATGCAGATGCGGGGAGGAACCCGAGCTGGAACGAGGTGTTGAGATTCCAGATCAACTCCTCCGCGGCCAACGTGCAGGATAAGCTCGTCCTCCGGATCATGGACCACGACAACTTCTCAAGCGACGACTTCCTCGGCCAAGCAAC GATCAATGTGACCGACCTGATCAGCATGGGCATGGAGAGCGGCAAGTCGCGGCTGAACCCGGCCAAGTACAGGGTGGTCACCGCGGACAACTCGTACCACGGCGAGATCAAGATCGGCATCACCTTCACCGCCGCAAAGGTTGATGCCCATTCCCAGGTTGAACAAGACGGAGCACATGTTGGAGGCTGGATGCAGACCTTTCGTGAGCAGAAGGTCTGA